In Numidum massiliense, a single genomic region encodes these proteins:
- a CDS encoding adenylyl-sulfate kinase, producing MQNRAVLWFTGLSNAGKTTLTKTLSQQLQHLGCRVVRLDSDTMPLSLIKPQAPSWHERQRLKNEHLLQLAQLFYERESVVLIASVGRFRKYRDLMRQRIPNYLEIYLQCPLGVRIARDVGKKYSRHGDYFHYYEQPLQPDLTIETNKTTPDDSAQYILRELLSREYINPS from the coding sequence ATGCAAAACCGTGCCGTGCTCTGGTTCACTGGCCTGTCCAATGCCGGAAAAACGACATTGACGAAAACGTTAAGCCAACAGTTGCAACACCTGGGTTGCCGCGTCGTTCGCCTCGACAGCGATACAATGCCGCTCTCCCTCATCAAACCGCAGGCGCCCAGTTGGCACGAAAGGCAGCGTTTAAAAAACGAACACCTCCTCCAGTTAGCACAGCTCTTTTACGAACGGGAGTCGGTCGTCTTAATTGCCTCGGTCGGACGCTTTCGCAAATACCGCGACCTCATGCGCCAGCGCATTCCGAACTACTTAGAAATATACTTGCAGTGTCCGCTAGGTGTGCGCATCGCTCGTGATGTCGGGAAAAAATACAGCCGTCACGGCGACTACTTCCACTATTACGAACAGCCCTTGCAACCTGATTTGACGATCGAAACAAATAAGACGACTCCAGACGACAGCGCGCAGTACATTTTGCGCGAACTACTCTCGCGGGAATACATCAACCCGTCGTAG